One Aegilops tauschii subsp. strangulata cultivar AL8/78 chromosome 7, Aet v6.0, whole genome shotgun sequence genomic window carries:
- the LOC109758933 gene encoding uncharacterized protein encodes MVEIFDPSKGRFIVQDLVGEVSLGAVDVECILALENHGLSAEGILGEEGEDVKDRVPPQFLSKTTGNIVINDLIVDITKNKSADDDFLRRVVLVLLGTVLAPMSSKTVPKQYYALVDDVKRISKINWNAFTLRVLLDCLRNVRKGKHLRQWPRGNLALLQYMYWEKVQPLEGECAFNPSLSMEPLMRNWTEAAASRRDKFDYDQGRGRGNIKIEDNITKEYRAQERKVPEPEKPKMKPAVGAAKKSKLASNADEMMNLIMKRCMDYIRSEMKEIPEQRLLEKLNQNGVMYKPAAAAASGNNDADLEVDSFENEPVIDLTQPDEPVVNQNNDDEEKTPAKLNVDKTTKPTDECGATPENPWIVGNSPRAESSDIDISASSIDRMVGKSKGKKSAATAKEDDFISGKRRRTVPKKFESPFKLDKPGKRSARALFSDNDMKGSVKDDLTPELIDAAVAFVEAAARSEKNMTKRVYYHERGTSVTVERIRLVIDAYQTHLALRVGHDRHLCPAWRSKYLVDRAKARDNPKPSKYNMDTALSRAGAVRRVLDEYTVRDKSFIPLNVGNTHWITMVMHNRKKEFRVFDSLYPLEFSLDTVKALRLAIAIDMEEANRITPGKYPDVTKWPIIPQIDMPPQEDGNSCGLFMIEVMEHWDGDRWTADFTQGTVNARRRRLIAELVLSPTNTLECVKNKIRDIAKKSKA; translated from the exons ATGGTTGAGATATTTGATCCTAGCAAGGGCAGATTCATTGTACAAGACTTGGTTGGCGAAGTGTCTCTCGGTGCCGTGGATGTTGAGTGCATCTTGGCCTTGGAGAACCACGGACTGTCGGCAGAAGGTATTCTCGGTGAGGAAGGTGAGGATGTTAAAGATCGTGTGCCGCCTCAGTTCCTAAGCAAGACCACAGGTAACATAGTCATCAATGATCTGATTGTGGACATCACAAAAAATAAATCTGCCGACGACGATTTCCTTCGGAGAGTTGTCCTCGTGTTGCTTGGAACAGTTCTTGCTCCCATGTCGAGCAAGACTGTACCAAAGCAATATTACGCATTGGTGGACGATGTGAAGCGTATATCCAAGATTAATTGGAATGCATTCACCCTCCGGGTTCTGCTGGACTGCCTTCGCAACGTGAGGAAAGGCAAACACCTCCGCCAATGGCCGAGAGGGAACTTAGCTCTCCTCCAG TACATGTACTGGGAGAAGGTTCAGCCTCTGGAAGGTGAATGCGCATTCAATCCTAGCTTGTCCATGGAACCTCTAATGAGGAATTGGACTGAAGCTGCAGCCTCAAGGAGAGACAAGTTTGATTATGACCAAGGCCGTGGCCGTGGTAACATCAAG ATTGAAGACAACATAACCAAGGAGTATAGGGCGCAGGAGCGCAAAGTACCCGAACCAGAAAAGCCAAAAATGAAGCCCGCCGTTGGTGCGGCAAAGAAGTCCAAGTTAGCCTCAAACGCGGACGAGATGATGAACCTCATCATGAAGCGGTGTATGGATTACATACGCAGCGAAATGAAGGAAATACCAGAACAA AGATTGTTAGAGAAGTTGAACCAAAATGGTGTGATGTACAAGCCAGCGGCTGCTGCGGCTTCCGGCAACAACGATGCCGACCTAGAAGTGGATTCCTTTGAGAATG AGCCGGTGATTGATTTGACACAGCCTGACGAGCCTGTTGTAAACCAGAACAACGATGATGAGGAA AAAACACCTGCCAAGTTAAATGTTGACAAGACAACGAAGCCTACTGATGAGTGCGGCGCAACACCGGAGAACCCTTGGATTGTAGGTAATTCTCCTCGAGCAGAATCGTCCGACATTGACATTTCTGCAAGTTCTATCGACAGGATGGTGGGTAAGAGCAAGGGGAAAAAGTCTGCAGCAACCGCAAAAGAAGACGATTTTATATCCGGGAAGCGCCGACGGACTGTTCCcaagaaatttgaatcccccTTTAAACTTGACAAGCCCGGCAAGCGAAGCGCTCGCG CTCTGTTTAGTGACAATGACATGAAAGGCTCTGTTAAGGACGATTTGACACCAGAACTCATCGATGCTGCTGTTGCGTTTGTGGAGGCAGCTGCTCGGTCTGAGAAGAATATGACAAAAAGAGTTTACTACCATGAACGTGGCACCTCTGTGACTGTGGAGAGAATACGACTG GTTATCGATGCTTATCAGACACATTTGGCTCTGCGCGTTGGTCATGATCGGCACCTCTGTCCAGCCTGGAGGTCCAAATACCTTGTTGATCGTGCTAAGGCACGAGACAACCCTAAACCGTCGAAATACAACATGGATACTGCGCTGAGCAGAGCTGGAGCAGTACGTAGGGTTCTGGACGAGTATACCGTCCGTGATAAG TCATTTATCCCGTTGAACGTCGGCAATACACACTGGATCACCATGGTGATGCACAACCGCAAGAAAGAATTCCGAGTTTTTGATTCGCTCTATCCTCTCGAGTTCTCTCTCGACACTGTGAAAGCACTG CGACTAGCAATAGCAATTGATATGGAAGAGGCAAACCGTATTACACCTGGCAAATATCCAGACGTCACTAAGTGGCCTATCATACCTCAGATCGACATGCCACCACAAGAGGACGG GAACTCTTGTGGCCTTTTTATGATTGAAGTTATGGAGCATTGGGACGGGGATCGATGGACCGCCGATTTTACCCAG GGCACGGTTAATGCAAGGAGAAGGCGTCTCATCGCCGAGTTGGTTCTCTCACCTACCAACACGCTCGAATGTGTGAAGAACAAAATCCGCGACATCGCAAAGAAAAGCAAGGCGTGA